The window GAAAAGCTTAGCAGAGAACAGAGAAAAGACCGATAGTTAAAAAATAAAAAACAAAAAAAACACCCTAACGGTCTTAATGGAACGAACTTGTCTGACCATGGCTAGTCAAATAGAGCTGACCACAGCTAATAGGCAAGCAACACGTGACCATTTGTTAATTAGCAATTGGGGGACGAAACTGGGGTCAGTATGTGTGATTTGTTTATCTGTTTTAATAACAATTAAAGTCCAGTTTGATATTAAGTTTTGAAGATTAATAACAATTATAATCACTATTTTAAATAAATTTTCTGTTTGGTAGTATCTTAAAACGTGCTTATCTAAATTTTTTTAGTTTAAATAACTACGATTTTAAAAAACAGGTTGTGGGTTGCTTATGTAAAATTGAGTTTTTAAATCATAATACCAAACTAAGCCTTAAACGCCATGTGTTGTCATTTTTTTGACTTTGGTAAACTCTATCTAACCCGCTATGGTCAGACAAGTTTTTATTAATGGGTAACAAGTTGAGTCCGTTAAGACCTCCAACCCGTTAAGACTTGCCTGTTAATCAACCGAACCCGCTCATTTGCCGGGCCTATTAGAGTTAGGTTGAGCTCCATTCGTGACGGTGATAGATGGCTCGATCTGGGTTTTGAGGGAGCATATGCTTCCACAGTTTATCCCTCACATATTCGTTACCCCTCAAATCACCATATCTCTTTTCCTAATATTATAAAATCAACGGTTCTTCTCGTGACAGCAGGTTCCTCTGACAATCACAACCGTCCACCAGTACCACAGTCACATGACCACTCCCCCTTGATACGCATCCACGTGTCTAAGGACACATATTTAAAAGCCTTTAATGTAATTTTTGGCTTACATCCCACAAAAGAAGCGCCAACGAATTTGGATCCAATTCCCTTTTCCATTATCGCTTCGTTCGGTTTTTGCCTACCTTTCAATCACTCACTACTACTTCATCGCCCAAAACCTAATCCCCAATTCTCACTCACTTGGAATCCGAATCGCTACTCTCAAGTTTACAGGTGATTATTGTTCATTGCTTCGTCCGATACGTTTTGTTTCGCTTCAATTTCTGCTTTCCTTAATTGTTCAACTGTACGATTCTACTCTATGCGTTTAGGAACTGAAAGCCAATGGATGATTTGAGCTTTCGAATTTCTCTTGTCATCAATAGGACCAAAATAATCCCTAAAAGCTACACTCCGATTTGAAGTTCTTAAGAAACCGGCTAAAGAATTTGATAAATTTACTATTTTCTTGTTCGGCGTTATAGAACTTTGAATTTGATTTAGGAATGATTATATTTAGGAGATTTTGAATTTTGAGTACAGTAATTTTTTAATTTTTTTTAAAATTTAAACTGAAAATGAGGTCTTTTGTGTGGATATAGGATAATCATGGATCGGCTCAAAGCTCCGGCGCGGTTAATGATAGTTTCGGATCTTGATCATACAATGGTAGGTTTTCGAAGCGGTTGTGACATTTTCGGTCTTGCTTTTATTCGTTTTTTCTGAGGTGGTTTTGTTGTGAATATATCTGTAGGTTGATCATCATGACAAGGAGAACCTTTCACTTCTCCGGTTTAATTCCCTTTGGGAAGCCAATTATCGTCACGACTCTCTGCTAGTCTTTTCCACTGGGAGGTCGCCAACACTGTACAAAGAATTGAGGAAAGAGAAACCTATGCTGACTCCGGATATAACTATAATGTCTGTGGGAACTGAGATAACTTACGGTAACGATATGGTTCCAGATGATGGTTGGGTTGAGGTTTTAAATCAGAAGTGGGATAAGAACATAGTCAAAGAGGAGTCGAGCAAGTTTTCTGAACTTAAGCTTCAGGTAGAGTTTATAGATTATGAAAATTGATTAGTGCCTTAGTTTCCGGGCAATTAATATTCTAATTGGAGTTTATACTTTTCTAACAAACTGATGTCAATAAAGAAATAGCTTGTATTTGAAATCTCTGGATGATTGAACTTAATGGGAAATGCAGGCAGAAACAGAACAGCGAGCCCACAAGGTTAGCTTTTATGTGGAGAAAGACAAGGCTCAGACAGTGACAAAGGCTCTTTCAGAGGCTTTGAAGCAGCGCGGGGTAAGATACCATTGTTTAGAGTGGTTTTACCTGTTTAAATGTGTCATTTTTGCCAAAGGGAAATTCTTTTTTCTGGTGTATAGCATGCTGTTGCTTTTGTTATTGACCTTGTGTTGCTCCATTTTTGAACAGTTGGATGTGAAGATAATCTATAGTGGAGGTATAGATTTGGATATATTACCACAAGGTGCTGGAAAAGGACAAGCTCTTGCATATTTGCTTCAGAAATTTAAGACCGAGGGACATCCACCTGTTAACACTCTTGTTTGTGGTGACTCTGGAAATGATGCTGAGCTTTTTAGTATCCCTGAAGTATATGGAGTCATGGTACATAGTTGCTCTCTTCAGAACATTTTTATTTAGTTTTGTTGGTGTTTTTCATCTCTATCCTCATTTATAATAATGGGTTTGTCATCCTTTGTTGGCATGAATAAATTATTGCCAACCATGCAGGTTAAGAATGCACAAGAAGAACTGTTGCAGTGGCATGCTGAAAATGCTAAGGATAACAAAAATATTATTCATGCGACAGAGAGATGTGCAGCTGGCATCATTCAAGCCATCGGTCACTTTAGTCTGGGTCCAAATTTACCCCCAAGAGATTTTACAGATATTTTGGACTGTGTGGTGGAAAATGTGAACCCTGGTCATAATATAGTGGAGTTTTTCTTATTCTACGAGAAATGGCGACGTGCAGAAATTGAGAATTCTGAGATTTATCTAGCTGGTGTGAAAGCCAATTGTGTATGTTTCCTATCTTCGTAGGATCACACAATCTTATAATCTTTTGTTTTAGGTTTTCCGAAGAATTATCATCTTTTTTATGATAAATTTCGACATTGTTTAGAAATGCTTCTGATTATTATTTTGGTAACTCAATAGTTTATGTTATTATTATGTACCGTTGAGAACCGATGTGAAGTTTTCTGGGATCACATGAGTAGCATGCTACATGTTTACAAGGTTCAAGATTGAACTTCTGTTATTTAGTTTTTAACAAAGAGGTGGAACTGAAAAATAAAGAACAAAATTTAGGAGTTTTATGTTTGAACAATGTGCAAAGGTTTCTACAAATATGCTATTGAAACTGCTCAATTTTCTTCAATGCATATTGCATTCTCAAAGCTATAGCGTTTTTACGAGTGGAACCTGTGAAACAGTTTATAATTTGGTTCCTGTAGAATGTTGTGGTACTTTATTATATGGTTCATATAGACTGAGCAGACTGTTTCTCTGTATTTTGTAGAATTAAAGGGGTCTTGGATATTACTTATTTATAATTGTTCCAGATAATAGGGTCTTTTTGCATCTGAACCATCTTACTAATCGATAATTATGTTTTCAGTGTCCATTTGCTACATATGTCCATCCTACTGGCAACGAGCAAACTCTTCATAACTGCATAAATGCTCTGAGAGGCTGCTACGGAGACAAACAGGGAAAAAATTATCGAGTTTGGGTAGATCAGGTTTTACCAACACAAATCGATTCAAAGACATGGCTAGTGAAGTTCGATATGTGGGTATTATCTGGTGAGTCTCTCTCTCTCTCTCACATGAGTTTGTGCAACTCAACATGTTCGATACATCATTCATCTTCATGATGTGTTGGTTTTACCTTCTAATGAGATTGCTAGTTTGCAATTCTGGCTCGTCTGGGTACTCATGGAGAAACTGAAAAATTATTGGTAGACATAACACCTTTAGGATTGTTAGTTGTTGAGAGAAATTATTACTAAATGCATTACATAATCCGAGTATCAGAATAAGATTACAGAAGCTAAGTTGGGTTGGCCACATAAGTATATTTGTGTTCACTCATCTTAAAAAGCTTGATATGCCGTGGCCTGCCAGTGGTTGTTTCACACAGTTACGTTGCTACTAGGTGTATTTTTTTTTTTTTGCAGAACAGTATAGAGTTCTTTATATAATGTTGACTTTGAGATTTAAAAGAGTAGATTTGTACTGCTGATATGATGGCTGATCTGTTTTTCTGATGTCGAGTCATTTTGCCATAGGAAACACAAAAGTATTTTGAATTCTTTGATTTGTTATAGGACTTCTGTTTTCATTTAATGAGCTTTCTAGCTATCCCAAAAGTTTCCCTTGACGTTCTCTAGAGCTGTTTTGAATTCTATTTAGAAGCATTTATATTCTGTGTAATTCCTTCTTTATGATTTTAGATTTTCATGGCAAGTTATTTGGTTTAACTTTGGGCCTCATTGTAGGTGAGGAACAATATGCAGCAAGGTCGACTGTTATATTTTCTTCAAAGGTGAGATAGGAAATTGCTATTAGCTTCTGTTCTCCGATAGTTGCACTTTAACAATTCCTAACATGGTGCATTGGATTTCAGGGTGAGAAGCCCTCAGATCAGCTCACTTGGATTCGTGGGCATCAGACGTGGATCAAAGGATATGAACCAAAACAAGTTGCACCATTTTTCGGCTAAAATGTGTGAATGGCTTCATTTCAAAGGTGGTGTTACTAAAGTGCCCTACAATCTCCTCTATGAAAATAATTGTGTGAGGGGTTTGTGCATCTTTAAATTTCAAGTTTTGATAATTCACATGTAATCATAAAAAATACATGAAGATGGCTTAGTCCATGATTTGTTCAGTATACAATAATTGTAAGGATGATACTCGCGGTATGTAATCTACTGTCTTACTCAGTCTTGATAAACACCATTCAAACTTGAATGTATGACATGGAGAAGCGACGCAGTCCCCCTACATATGCATGTTGCCATGGTTCATAGTTTGTTTTTTTGTTTTTGGTCAAATGGTTTATAGTTTGTTGAGCCAGGTTCATACCTACTTTTTAATTTCTGTTGCTAGAAATGTTTTGAACTGAAAGTGACGTTCTGTTATGGTTTGAATCCACTCCGGCAAAAACCTTTACATTTCTTCTTTTCCTCTTCAGATGAAAACATGTGTGCAGTTTTTTTTTTTTTTATACCTGTGCAGCTTGTATGCTTAGGGTNNNNNNNNNNNNNNNNNNNNTTTTTTTTTTATACCTGTGCAGCTTGTATGCTTAGGGTGTTTGCTATGGTGTATGTAAAATTCTGGCGGTGACTTAGTGAAGTCGTGAATATCTCTATTGATATTCATCCCCTCAACCTCTGCCAAAACTTTCTTGGAGATAAGTATGTTTTTTCCTCATAGCTGCTCTACCTAGTAAACCCTAGACGAAAATAGGTATGGTTTGCCAAATTGTTTCGAGAATTTTGAGTAGAACAAAGTTGTGACACACAGAAAATCACTGCACTCTCCAAGTCCCGAACCAAGTACGTACACAGATCACAAACACACACAAATGATGAAATGCACATTCCCGAAACCCTTTCTCTAACAAACACAAAGATGGGAACACACTGTAATCACTTACCCGTGATCCAAAATTCCAAGTGCATCATGTGCCATTGGTGCTTTGGTCACATTTTAGCTTTGCATGGAACAAGTGCACTAAACTAATCACCACACGTAACACACTCCTCAAACCCTATTTTCCACGTGGCAACTCCAAGCTGCACACCCACGACACGTATGAGATCAAACATAAAAACATATTCAAATTCAAAAATCCTTATCCACCATTCAAATCCAAAATTCCAATCCTTCCGCCACACTCTTTCTCCTTTTTCTTTCTGTGTCTTTATATATGGGTCTGTTTCAGATCTCTGATCTCATAGACTGAGAGAGAGAGAGAGAGAGAGAGAGAGAGAGAGAGAGATCAATAGTAATCAATAGTAAGAAGCATATATGGGGCTGAGGATCGTTTACGGAGTTCTGTTCCTGTCATTTTCATGTGCAGCCATCAAGCTCCTCCACCTTATGCTCCACCCTGTATTCTACTTCACCACCTGAGAAACTTTTTCGAATCTGCAGCAGGTGAAATGGGTTAGTCAGAAACGTATACTTAGACTTCTTTTGGGATGTATACGCAATAGGGTTTCGTTTAATTCTCTTATTGTGAGTGTTCGCTGTTGTAAAGATATGTATTGTAATGATTGAATGCTGGTCATGATGATATGTTAAGTGGGGTTGAATTTGTGTGGTTGTTGATTTGGTTTTGGTGTATTGCCGTGGGATTCAATGTGCAACACTGTTTTCCAGAGTTTGTGTTCTAATTGCTTACTGTTTTTTTACGTTTTCATATATTCTTTTTCATGTGGATTCTGGTGCTTGAACTTTCTGAAATGGTGGGTGTGGATCATGAGGCATGAATCTTATGATCGTTAGGGTAGAATTCATTGACGCCAGTACATTCAATCTTGACGGATCGGTTTGCTCTCGACCGATTGCTGACCCATCTGTAGAAAACGTTAAGCAACAAAGCCAATCTCATCTAGTCTTGGTTAATTTTGGTTGATGGTGATGGATTCTGGCGAGTGGATTAATGGGTTTCGACATATTCCTAATAAATTGGGTATCAGCAAGCAACAATATACATTGATCACCCGTTCAGGGTGTTCAAAATTGTTTCATTGTGAAGAAACATGGGGAAAGAAAAGAGCTACGCTCAACCACGTGCATGTGTCACGTATTACCCAGCTAGAGATTTTTTTTTAGTTTTTTCCAATCTTTTCCACAAGCAACCGCTTTTCCTTTTTGTGCTGGGTAAATTGTAATAATATTCTTTCCCGATTGTTTAGCAAAGACTTTGTCTCAGCTTTAGTAGCTAGGAAACC of the Fragaria vesca subsp. vesca linkage group LG6, FraVesHawaii_1.0, whole genome shotgun sequence genome contains:
- the LOC101300366 gene encoding sucrose-phosphatase 1-like; its protein translation is MDRLKAPARLMIVSDLDHTMVDHHDKENLSLLRFNSLWEANYRHDSLLVFSTGRSPTLYKELRKEKPMLTPDITIMSVGTEITYGNDMVPDDGWVEVLNQKWDKNIVKEESSKFSELKLQAETEQRAHKVSFYVEKDKAQTVTKALSEALKQRGLDVKIIYSGGIDLDILPQGAGKGQALAYLLQKFKTEGHPPVNTLVCGDSGNDAELFSIPEVYGVMVKNAQEELLQWHAENAKDNKNIIHATERCAAGIIQAIGHFSLGPNLPPRDFTDILDCVVENVNPGHNIVEFFLFYEKWRRAEIENSEIYLAGVKANCCPFATYVHPTGNEQTLHNCINALRGCYGDKQGKNYRVWVDQVLPTQIDSKTWLVKFDMWVLSGEEQYAARSTVIFSSKGEKPSDQLTWIRGHQTWIKGYEPKQVAPFFG